A single region of the Eulemur rufifrons isolate Redbay chromosome 8, OSU_ERuf_1, whole genome shotgun sequence genome encodes:
- the CD5L gene encoding CD5 antigen-like has product MALLFSLILAICTRPGLLESPSTVRLVGGSHRCEGRVEVEQEGQWGLVCDDDWDKKDVAVVCRELGCGAAKEAIGGILFKPPPEKGQKFLFQKVDCKGMEDTLAHCEKDEDVIDCSIDEAAGALCVNPDSPVFEEVRLADGPGRCKGRVEVKYQDQWSPVCKTGWNLKATKVVCHQLGCGRAILAQKYCNKATQGQGPIWVNQISCSGKEITLQDCPSEPWGKNNCTYDDHVWVECEDVFDLRLVGGDKPCSGRLEVFHKGVWGSVCDDGWGAKEDQVVCKQLGCGKSLSPSFKVRKSYGPGLGHIWLDDVRCSGKEQSLEQCKHRFWGYHDCTHKEDVAVICSE; this is encoded by the exons ATGGCTCTGCTATTCTCCTTGATTCTTG cCATTTGCACCAGACCTGGACTCTTAG AGTCTCCATCCACGGTGCGGCTGGTAGGAGGCTCCCACAGGTGTGAAGGACGGGTGGAGGTGGAACAGGAGGGCCAGTGGGGCTTGGTGTGTGACGACGACTGGGACAAGAAAGACGTGGCTGTGGTGTGCCGGGAACTGGGCTGTGGAGCAGCCAAGGAAGCCATTGGTGGTATTTTATTTAAACCACCACCAGAAAAAGggcaaaaatttctttttcaaaaggtCGATTGCAAGGGGATGGAAGATACACTGGCTCACTGTGAAAAAGATGAAGATGTTATTGATTGTTCTATTGACGAGGCTGCTGGGGCATTGTGTGTGA aCCCAGATAGCCCAGTTTTTGAGGAGGTGAGGCTGGCTGATGGCCCTGGGCGCTGCAAGGGGAGAGTGGAGGTGAAGTACCAGGACCAATGGAGCCCTGTGTGTAAAACAGGCTGGAACCTCAAGGCCACAAAGGTGGTGTGCCACCAGCTGGGATGTGGGAGGGCCATACTGGCCCAAAAATACTGCAACAAGGCTACACAGGGCCAAGGACCCATCTGGGTGAACCAGATATCATgctcaggaaaagaaataacccTTCAGGATTGCCCTTCCGAGCCTTGGGGGAAGAACAACTGCACCTATGATGACCACGTGTGGGTTGAATGTGAAG ATGTCTTTGACTTGAGACTGGTAGGAGGAGACAAGCCCTGCTCTGGGCGACTGGAGGTGTTTCACAAGGGTGTATGGGGCTCAGTCTGTGATGATGGCTGGGGAGCAAAGGAGGACCAGGTGGTATGCAAGCAACTGGGCTGTGGGAAGTCCCTCTCTCCATCCTTCAAAGTCAGGAAAAGCTATGGCCCTGGGCTTGGCCACATCTGGCTGGATGATGTTCGTTGCTCTGGGAAGGAGCAGTCCCTGGAGCAGTGCAAGCACAGATTTTGGGGGTATCATGACTGCACCCATAAGGAAGATGTGGCTGTGATCTGCTCAG AATAG